One window from the genome of Deltaproteobacteria bacterium encodes:
- a CDS encoding cytochrome b N-terminal domain-containing protein translates to MKENWKEALFRNRVWKSIFRHGYPDNERLRSEGITSNLFLHVHPVKVYPESLKFSKTLGLGLISFYLFIILSVTGVLLMFYYIPHVERAYEDMKDLQFVVSFGVIVRNMHRWAAHAMIIAVFLHMCRVYYTASYREPREFNWVLGVLLLLFTLFLSLTGYLLPWDQLAYWAITIVSNLIGVVPIIGQKLRYMVLGGTVVGQNALIRFYVMHVIVLPFLAVLLIMVHFWRIRKDGGLARPVETVDETVEREEESEGKDLKSYGLMNLVEGKTPSVGQDPDRMVSSWPHLLTRELSLFLLVMLLVMGMSILFDAPLEEMANSAVTPNPAKAPWYFVGLQELLSWGNPFWGGIFVPTVAVLALLLVPYVDRGQVGTGEWFHPARRRAVIVFTVIVVAAIVLILVGEFLRGPNWRLYWPWAKWPVH, encoded by the coding sequence GTGAAGGAAAACTGGAAAGAGGCCCTGTTCCGGAACCGCGTCTGGAAGTCGATCTTCCGGCACGGCTACCCCGACAACGAACGGCTCCGGTCCGAAGGGATCACGAGCAACCTGTTTCTTCACGTCCACCCGGTCAAGGTGTACCCGGAAAGCCTGAAATTTTCGAAGACCCTCGGCCTCGGGCTGATCTCGTTCTATCTCTTCATTATCCTGTCGGTCACGGGCGTCCTCCTGATGTTCTACTACATTCCGCACGTCGAACGTGCCTACGAGGACATGAAGGACCTCCAGTTCGTCGTCAGCTTCGGCGTGATCGTCCGCAACATGCACCGATGGGCGGCCCACGCGATGATCATCGCGGTGTTTCTTCATATGTGCCGCGTCTACTACACGGCTTCGTATCGGGAGCCCAGGGAGTTCAACTGGGTTCTCGGGGTCCTTCTCCTCCTCTTCACGCTCTTCCTGAGTCTCACCGGATACCTTCTTCCCTGGGACCAACTCGCTTACTGGGCGATCACGATCGTGTCCAACCTGATCGGTGTCGTTCCCATCATCGGGCAGAAACTCCGGTACATGGTTCTTGGGGGAACGGTCGTCGGCCAGAACGCGCTGATCCGCTTCTATGTCATGCACGTCATCGTCCTCCCCTTCCTGGCCGTCCTCCTGATCATGGTGCACTTCTGGCGGATCAGGAAAGACGGCGGCTTGGCGCGACCGGTCGAGACCGTGGATGAAACCGTGGAGCGGGAAGAGGAGAGTGAGGGGAAGGACCTGAAATCGTACGGTCTCATGAACCTCGTGGAGGGGAAGACCCCCTCCGTGGGACAGGACCCCGACAGGATGGTGTCCTCCTGGCCCCACTTGCTGACGCGGGAACTGAGCCTTTTCCTCCTCGTGATGCTTCTGGTCATGGGCATGTCGATCCTGTTCGACGCGCCCCTGGAGGAGATGGCCAACTCCGCCGTGACACCCAACCCGGCCAAGGCTCCCTGGTACTTCGTCGGGCTCCAGGAGTTGCTTTCCTGGGGAAACCCGTTCTGGGGGGGGATCTTCGTTCCGACGGTCGCCGTTCTCGCCCTGCTCCTCGTCCCCTACGTGGACCGCGGGCAGGTGGGGACCGGCGAGTGGTTCCATCCCGCGCGGCGGAGGGCCGTCATCGTTTTCACCGTGATCGTCGTGGCGGCGATCGTGCTGATCCTCGTGGGAGAGTTCCTGAGGGGACCGAACTGGCGCCTGTATTGGCCTTGGGCGAAATGGCCCGTACATTGA
- a CDS encoding ubiquinol-cytochrome c reductase iron-sulfur subunit — MSGNPIDRRRFLGFLGWFASLGTITGISWASVRFMTPNILYEPPKAFKIGRPHDFPEGVNFLPEKRIFVVRNGNTYKVCSAVCTHMGCTPHWVEEKRVWECPCHGSIFDEKGGVVKGPAPDPLPWYEARIASDGRIFIDERRIVPYTQTLTVKT, encoded by the coding sequence ATGAGCGGGAATCCGATCGACCGGAGACGTTTCCTGGGTTTCCTCGGCTGGTTCGCCTCTCTGGGGACGATCACGGGGATCTCATGGGCCAGCGTGCGGTTCATGACCCCCAACATCCTGTACGAACCTCCGAAGGCATTCAAGATCGGGAGGCCGCACGATTTTCCGGAGGGGGTGAACTTCTTGCCGGAAAAGCGGATCTTCGTGGTGCGTAACGGCAACACCTACAAGGTCTGCTCCGCCGTCTGCACCCACATGGGGTGCACGCCCCACTGGGTCGAGGAGAAAAGAGTGTGGGAGTGCCCTTGCCATGGGAGCATCTTCGACGAGAAGGGAGGGGTGGTGAAAGGCCCCGCACCTGACCCTCTTCCCTGGTACGAGGCCAGGATCGCGTCGGACGGCCGAATCTTCATCGACGAGCGCAGAATCGTCCCGTACACACAGACCCTGACGGTGAAAACGTGA